The following nucleotide sequence is from candidate division KSB1 bacterium.
AAGGCAAAATGGTACCTTATGCCATCGAAGATGTTTCGCACCACATGTCCTTTTTGGAAATGCTCGACGTTCTGAACGAAGATCTGATCAAAAAAGGAGACGACCCGGTTGAGTTTGACAACGACTGCCGGGAAGGCATTTGCGGTATGTGCAGTTTGGTCATTAACGGCGTCGCACACGGGCCGCAGCGCGCAACCGCCGTTTGCCAGCTCCACATGCGCCACTTTAAGGACGGTCAAACCGTTACCATCGAACCCTGGCGCGCTAAAGCTTTTCCCGTCATCAAAGACCTGGTGGTCGACCGCAGCTCTTTCGATCGCATCATCGCAGCCGGAGGTTATGTTTCCATGAATGCCGGCGGCGCACCCGACGGCAACGCCATTCCTATCTCCAAAGAAATTGCCGATGAAGCCATGGATGCTGCGTCTTGCATCGGCTGCGGCGCTTGTGTGGCTGCCTGCCCGAATGCATCTGCTTCCCTGTTTACCGCAGCAAAGATTTCTCAACTCTCTCTCCTGCCGCAAGGCCAACCCGAACAGAAGAGACGGGTGATTCGCATGGTTGAGCAAATGGACCAAGAGGGATTCGGCGACTGCTCAAATCACGCCGAGTGTGAAGCGGTCTGTCCAAAAGAGATTTCAATTGGCCACATCGCACGGATGAAGCGCGAGTATTTTAAGGCGATGTTGACGAAGTAAAACGCGGCAAAGCCGCAAACTCCAAAATCCAGATAGCGCAAATCCCAGATAATTCCAAGATCCAAAAATTTATTATAGCCTCGTTGAGAGACGTTCATGTATTTCTGACGAAGCATTCCGGAGTTTTGAGATTTGAAATTTTTGGTTTTTGGGATTTATTTGAATTTTGGGATTTGTAGTTTGTGATTTTCTTATCCTGTCAGTGAAGCTGCAACCAAATCCTTCTGCTAAACGTACCTGCTTTTACCTGCATTTTTTTTAGAAGCATTTCTTAAAGAAAACTTTCATTTCGTTTAATAGAAAACTAGAGCAAAATACTCGTTGCTTAAAATCTGATTTACATTTATATTTTTTTAGAAAATCAGAATGCGATATTTTGTTCAGGAGGAAAATCATGGCAGCTAAAAAAGTTCATCTTTTAGTCGGAACCCACAAGGGCGGGTTTCTGTTCACCAGCGATTTAGATCGGAAAAACTGGCAGATAAAAGGGCCGTTCTTTAAAGGCAGCGACGTTCATCACATGGTTTTTGACACTCGCAACGAATCGACGATTTTTGCCAGCACCAACAGCATGTGGTGGGGACCCAGCGTTCGATTTAGCAAAGATTTTGGTGAAACCTGGCAGGAACCAAAATCAGATGTACGTTTTGAGGAAGGCTCGGATAAAAAAGTGAAACGAGTCTGGTGTGTGGAACCCGGTCGCGCCAATGAACCGAATGTCCTTTACGCCGGTGCAGACCCGGGCGTGCTCTTTAAATCAGAGGACAGTGGCGAAACCTGGGCTGAATTGAAAGCCCTGACCAATCATTCAACTCGTGAAAAATGGACGCCGGGAATGGGCGGCATGATGGTGCACAGTATTTGTCTGCATCCGGAAGACAAAAACAAAATGCATGTTGGCGTTTCGGCAGCCGGAACGTTTTCAACGGAGGACGGCGAGAAATCCTGGCAGGCGCGCAACAAAGGCGTGACCGCGGATTTCCTGGCCGACAAATTTCCTGAAGTGGGACAGTGCGTTCACCACATGCAGCTGCACCCGGCGAAACCGGATGTCTTGTACCAGCAAAATCATTGCGGCGTTTACCGCAGTGACAACGCCGGCAAGGAGTGGATAGACCTATGTGAAGGGCTACCCTCGCGTTTTGGTTTTCCCCTGCAAATTCATCCGCATGACCCGGACACCATTTACGTCATTCCCGAAGAAGGCGCTGAGTTCCGCTGTCCGGTGGATGGCGAGTTTGCAGTCTTCAGAAGCCGCAACCGTGGTGAAAACTGGGAAAGACTCGATAACGGACTGCCAAATAAGCGGGCTTATCTAAGCATTTTACGTCATGCGATGGCGGCAGATAGTTGTGATTCAGCCGGCATTTACGTCGGCACCAGGAACGGCCAGATTTTTTACAGTAAAGACGAGGGAGATTCCTGGGAAGTTTTGGTCAATTGGTTTCCGCCGATTTATTCGGTGACATGTGCGGTTTTTTAAACAAAACAAACCGCAGAGACCGCTAAGAACTCAGAGTCCAAAACAAAATCTCGGCGCTCTTTGCGGTAAATTTTTTGAATTAAGTGTCGATTTTATGCAATTCATTCGTCTTAAAAATAAGAAACTGTATTTATAATTCATCACTTTAGCAAAAACGACCCTTTGTGTCATTTCGACCAACGGGAGAAATCTTTTTACGCATATTTTTGAATTAAATAGATTTCTCCCCCGAAGTGTCGGGGCCGAAATGACAAATTAAGCTGTTTTGCAGAAGTCTAATAATTTATCACTTTTTTTAAGGAGGTTCAGATGGCAGCAAAAGTAACACATTTTGAAATATTGGGTAAAGACGCGGGTAAATTGCAGGACTTTTATGGCAAACTTTTCGATTGGAAGATCAATGCGGACAACCCGATGAATTACGGTTTGGTGGAAGCAGCCGGCGACGGCAGCATCGGCGGCGGCATCGGATCGGCACAAGAAGGCGCACCCGGTCACGTTACGTTTTACGTTGAAGTCGATAACATCGAAAACTATCTTTCAAAAATTGAAAGCACGGGCGGAAAAACCATTGTTCCGAAAACCGTGATTCCCGAGATGGTAACTTTTGCTTTGTTCGCGGATCCTGAAGGTAGTGTAGTCGGACTCGTGGAGCACTAAAAAATAACCAAACCTTCCAGGTTTTTGGGAAACCTGGGAGGTTTAACTAACTAAGTTAAAAGGGAAAGACAAATCTGAAATCGCATAAAATGAAACGACACTCTATTTTAATAATTATTATATTTGGCACACTTTTGAGTCTTGCCTGTGAGAATGCCACGAACAATATAACATTGAAGACCGGCATTCTTGAAGGCAAAATCACCATAGGCCCGCTTTGCCCCATTGAGCCTTGCAATCTTCCCCCGGAACAGATTGCAGCGATTTATGAAGCCCGGAAAGTTTTCGTCTATGAAAAATCTTCCCTTAGCAAAATTGCTGAAATCCAGCTCAATGCGGATGGTGAGTATTCAGTTGCGTTAAATCCGGGGCAGTATATCGTTGATGTCAGTGACGCCAACGGAAACGCCCTGCCTTTGGAATTATCCCAGCGACCTCGATTTGGAAACGCCATTCCGCAAGAAGCCGAAATTCTCGAAGACCAGACGACAATTTCTGATTTTGATATCGATACCGGAATTCGGTAAGCCAACTTCTTAACTCTCCATATTTAAAAATATTCTTGCCTTTTGATTAAACGACTTCTTTATTTAGGGTGCGGGTTCGATTTTACGCAGCAGCATAATTTCACTTGTCGAAGGGGGTGAAATATTTTGAAAATTTATTTACGTAAAATCAAACCTGCACCCC
It contains:
- a CDS encoding succinate dehydrogenase/fumarate reductase iron-sulfur subunit translates to GKMVPYAIEDVSHHMSFLEMLDVLNEDLIKKGDDPVEFDNDCREGICGMCSLVINGVAHGPQRATAVCQLHMRHFKDGQTVTIEPWRAKAFPVIKDLVVDRSSFDRIIAAGGYVSMNAGGAPDGNAIPISKEIADEAMDAASCIGCGACVAACPNASASLFTAAKISQLSLLPQGQPEQKRRVIRMVEQMDQEGFGDCSNHAECEAVCPKEISIGHIARMKREYFKAMLTK
- a CDS encoding exo-alpha-sialidase — protein: MAAKKVHLLVGTHKGGFLFTSDLDRKNWQIKGPFFKGSDVHHMVFDTRNESTIFASTNSMWWGPSVRFSKDFGETWQEPKSDVRFEEGSDKKVKRVWCVEPGRANEPNVLYAGADPGVLFKSEDSGETWAELKALTNHSTREKWTPGMGGMMVHSICLHPEDKNKMHVGVSAAGTFSTEDGEKSWQARNKGVTADFLADKFPEVGQCVHHMQLHPAKPDVLYQQNHCGVYRSDNAGKEWIDLCEGLPSRFGFPLQIHPHDPDTIYVIPEEGAEFRCPVDGEFAVFRSRNRGENWERLDNGLPNKRAYLSILRHAMAADSCDSAGIYVGTRNGQIFYSKDEGDSWEVLVNWFPPIYSVTCAVF
- a CDS encoding glyoxalase; translation: MAAKVTHFEILGKDAGKLQDFYGKLFDWKINADNPMNYGLVEAAGDGSIGGGIGSAQEGAPGHVTFYVEVDNIENYLSKIESTGGKTIVPKTVIPEMVTFALFADPEGSVVGLVEH